From Candidatus Babeliales bacterium, a single genomic window includes:
- a CDS encoding CPBP family glutamic-type intramembrane protease, whose translation MNKKLFLMLISIPGIISLLPKLTQAYEGIIALAEYQNLSYEKFIIAALVQTALLVLGSVFLGSWATQKIGWYDPILDGIENNNMQQIKQGIVTSVIPSLQYIIPAALLFIVMIHLFLFPWLDANVLAQINDFSLPILMTRIFYGGIVEEIMLRWAILSLFVAIGFKIFASDRQAAWWAAIIIAAFVFGGGHLPNYLATTNDPTVSQMLLIIKANMIPGIFFGWIFKRFGLIAAMVAHTMFHCIWFAVVLVLALIK comes from the coding sequence ATGAATAAAAAACTATTTTTGATGTTGATTTCCATTCCAGGAATTATTTCTTTATTGCCTAAATTAACGCAAGCATATGAGGGAATCATTGCGCTTGCTGAGTATCAAAACCTTTCATATGAAAAATTTATCATAGCAGCTTTGGTGCAGACAGCGTTGCTTGTTCTAGGATCTGTTTTTTTAGGAAGTTGGGCAACTCAAAAAATTGGATGGTATGATCCTATTTTAGATGGCATTGAAAATAATAATATGCAGCAAATAAAACAAGGGATAGTGACATCGGTTATTCCTAGTCTGCAGTATATCATTCCGGCAGCGCTTCTTTTTATTGTGATGATACATCTTTTTCTGTTCCCTTGGCTTGATGCTAATGTGCTTGCACAGATTAACGATTTTTCTCTACCCATATTAATGACCCGTATTTTTTACGGTGGGATAGTTGAAGAAATTATGTTGCGTTGGGCAATCTTGAGTTTGTTTGTTGCGATAGGTTTTAAAATTTTTGCATCTGATCGACAAGCTGCATGGTGGGCTGCAATAATTATTGCAGCCTTTGTTTTTGGTGGCGGCCATTTGCCGAATTATCTTGCCACAACGAACGATCCAACCGTTTCTCAGATGCTTTTGATTATTAAAGCGAATATGATACCAGGAATATTTTTTGGATGGATTTTCAAACGGTTCGGCTTAATCGCTGCAATGGTTGCCCATACGATGTTTCATTGTATCTGGTTTGCAGTTGTTTTAGTGTTGGCCTTAATTAAATAA
- a CDS encoding ankyrin repeat domain-containing protein — protein sequence MRTFHFLLFAILLCFNTHITFSAAEFERKEAAAYIDPIIRSLLIFLDDSEAYSYNADEHFRHLGSLTGTALRAINNLVSPILISGSLLYNLLRQPQEYESDAHKRAFNDFYKNFDPSKWIIRKINDAKSQSTGLYCMIPNGYQGISQDSLQQLHAADELTESEYNLGLKIEHMDPIPPQNKQDLRDYFIKQCERETIAVFSNTDYQADDAQATEDDYATGDYFIKNCIKEKKVFVSQSDYSKAKREPVRWIIYLDGHGRYGSHIAQLSFQGFNTLLTFLEKDILTVFFVYFSCYSAGFNAQHIFGELMAQEGAKTLPFPIATNILTDAPATSANLNFSAFIETLLHDPSNYRQAIAHITSSALDSMAQIRLPNVPAWFPVTKINDAVVRITKIDAATRKTPLNISEKPLLLYTNYVPFLINFSSVNPELLIPMIAGPAVHTIDAVTFSTDNAMKKFFNKMKNIEYGTSKLFFIKTVHREGLSAITNLIIDYRPRKKPLFFFTQDGQQQAYIFDDTLFGKTQSYEQGDYMKNYEERLLKNDTPEPITAHVKNIEHMLEKKAQQNIRGGAENQLFDLVRSGDIAEVQNLIRTGIDLDFQNQQRQTALMIAAEKGYKEIVELLLIAGANTDRRNPRNQTAADIARKTGHAEVAVLIKNANNIKLRQIIKLHLLPYLDRSQMNTVRLILEQAAKKTPKALQLIKDIIAQLLDNNEQEAVELVDAAYKGVMRFGGFSIQEFEQAKWQEILTDLMNDTDIAVLLERYTPTLSPQKASEDERKE from the coding sequence ATGCGCACGTTCCATTTCTTATTATTTGCAATACTACTATGTTTCAACACGCACATCACCTTTTCAGCTGCCGAATTCGAGCGAAAAGAAGCTGCTGCTTATATCGACCCAATCATCCGATCTTTACTGATTTTTTTAGATGATAGTGAGGCATACTCTTACAACGCTGATGAACATTTTCGCCATCTTGGCTCTCTAACAGGCACTGCATTACGTGCTATCAATAATCTGGTCAGCCCGATTCTAATTTCAGGATCTCTTTTATATAACCTACTGCGACAACCTCAGGAATACGAATCGGACGCACATAAACGTGCGTTTAATGACTTTTACAAAAACTTTGATCCGAGTAAATGGATAATACGAAAAATAAATGATGCCAAAAGCCAAAGTACAGGCTTATATTGCATGATCCCTAATGGCTACCAGGGCATATCACAGGACTCATTACAACAACTACATGCAGCGGATGAACTTACCGAATCAGAGTATAATCTCGGTCTGAAAATTGAACATATGGATCCCATTCCGCCCCAAAACAAGCAGGATCTTCGTGATTACTTTATAAAACAATGTGAGCGCGAGACGATTGCAGTTTTTTCTAACACAGACTATCAAGCTGACGACGCTCAAGCAACTGAAGACGATTATGCAACGGGCGATTATTTTATAAAAAACTGCATCAAAGAAAAAAAGGTATTCGTTTCACAATCCGATTATAGTAAAGCAAAAAGAGAGCCTGTACGATGGATTATATATTTAGATGGACATGGCAGATATGGCAGCCATATCGCACAGCTATCATTTCAGGGCTTTAATACATTATTAACATTCCTTGAGAAAGACATCCTCACCGTTTTTTTCGTTTATTTTTCTTGCTATAGCGCGGGTTTTAATGCTCAGCACATATTTGGTGAACTTATGGCACAAGAAGGCGCTAAAACCTTACCATTCCCGATCGCAACAAACATACTCACGGATGCTCCTGCAACCAGCGCAAATCTTAACTTCAGTGCATTCATAGAGACGTTACTGCATGATCCAAGTAATTATCGCCAAGCAATTGCTCATATAACGAGCTCTGCACTTGATAGTATGGCGCAAATCAGACTTCCTAATGTACCTGCATGGTTCCCCGTCACCAAAATTAATGACGCAGTAGTACGTATCACAAAAATAGATGCAGCAACACGCAAAACGCCACTAAATATAAGTGAAAAGCCTCTTTTGTTGTATACCAACTATGTACCATTTTTAATTAATTTTTCTTCAGTAAACCCAGAACTACTAATTCCAATGATTGCAGGGCCCGCAGTACACACAATTGACGCAGTAACATTCTCAACCGATAACGCCATGAAAAAATTTTTTAATAAAATGAAAAACATTGAATATGGAACTTCAAAATTGTTTTTTATAAAAACAGTCCACCGTGAAGGCCTTTCAGCTATCACCAATCTGATCATTGACTATAGACCGAGAAAGAAGCCATTATTCTTTTTCACTCAAGATGGTCAACAACAAGCGTATATATTTGATGATACGCTTTTTGGCAAAACGCAATCGTATGAACAAGGGGATTATATGAAAAACTACGAAGAACGTTTACTAAAAAATGATACTCCCGAACCAATCACCGCACATGTCAAAAATATTGAGCACATGTTAGAAAAAAAGGCACAACAAAATATCCGTGGGGGCGCAGAAAATCAATTATTCGATTTGGTGCGCAGCGGAGATATAGCAGAAGTTCAAAACTTGATACGTACGGGAATAGATCTTGATTTCCAAAATCAACAAAGGCAAACAGCGTTAATGATTGCTGCAGAAAAAGGATATAAAGAAATCGTAGAATTACTGTTAATTGCTGGTGCCAATACAGATCGGCGCAATCCTCGCAACCAAACAGCTGCAGATATTGCTCGCAAAACAGGCCATGCAGAGGTCGCTGTCTTGATTAAAAATGCCAACAACATAAAATTGCGACAGATTATTAAACTGCACCTTCTTCCTTATCTTGATAGATCGCAAATGAACACCGTGCGACTTATATTAGAACAAGCAGCAAAGAAAACTCCCAAGGCTTTGCAACTCATTAAAGATATCATTGCTCAGCTTCTTGATAACAATGAACAAGAAGCCGTTGAGCTCGTCGATGCAGCGTATAAAGGTGTTATGCGCTTTGGTGGCTTTTCAATACAAGAATTTGAACAAGCGAAATGGCAAGAAATTTTAACTGATCTCATGAATGATACCGATATTGCAGTGCTGCTCGAGCGATATACACCAACACTATCGCCGCAAAAAGCGTCCGAAGATGAGCGAAAAGAATAA
- a CDS encoding histidine phosphatase family protein, producing MIALQSFYFLRHGQTDHNLQQIYMGHQDIALNHLGKEQALNARQLVEQYNIATVCYSPLARTYETMLLATANLSCDKTPLHALQAINGQTETEQDFCHRIQTGINQALVYPAPVLIVSHGDVYKRLCHLLGLAYHAIENGEIVYFKLNNNNSWEIKRDLI from the coding sequence ATGATAGCCCTACAGTCATTTTATTTCCTCCGTCACGGTCAAACAGATCACAACCTACAACAAATTTATATGGGACACCAAGATATTGCCTTGAATCATCTTGGTAAGGAACAAGCATTAAACGCGCGGCAACTCGTTGAGCAATACAACATTGCAACAGTATGTTATAGCCCATTAGCCAGAACATATGAAACAATGTTACTTGCCACAGCAAATCTTTCTTGTGACAAAACGCCGCTGCACGCACTACAAGCAATCAACGGACAAACAGAAACAGAACAAGACTTTTGTCATCGAATACAAACCGGCATAAACCAAGCACTTGTCTATCCTGCACCTGTACTGATTGTTTCTCATGGAGATGTGTATAAACGGTTATGCCATTTATTAGGTCTTGCCTATCATGCAATCGAGAATGGAGAAATCGTATATTTTAAACTAAACAATAATAACTCCTGGGAAATCAAAAGAGATTTAATATGA
- a CDS encoding MepB family protein, whose product MQLHTSIHPDLLTAESLAYKTIGLSYSNYKQETESQEYGACGFELNNKHIKFRVAKITPTKIGQFVTFWKRINNGPIMPYDMSDSFDLLIISVRNQQHFGQFIFPKNILRQKGLLSQNNSGGKRAMRVYPPWDITDNPQAKKTQAWQLHYFVEIQPNFDIILMQQLVSNE is encoded by the coding sequence ATGCAACTACACACATCGATCCATCCTGATCTTCTGACCGCTGAAAGCCTTGCTTACAAAACAATCGGGCTATCATACAGTAACTACAAACAAGAAACTGAAAGCCAAGAATATGGTGCATGCGGTTTTGAACTCAACAACAAACATATAAAGTTTAGAGTTGCAAAAATCACTCCTACAAAAATTGGTCAATTTGTTACATTCTGGAAACGCATTAATAATGGCCCTATCATGCCATACGATATGAGCGACTCCTTCGATTTACTCATCATAAGCGTTCGCAATCAACAACATTTTGGACAGTTTATTTTTCCAAAAAATATACTTCGGCAAAAAGGACTTCTCTCTCAAAATAATAGTGGCGGCAAACGAGCTATGCGAGTCTATCCACCATGGGATATAACTGATAATCCACAAGCTAAAAAAACACAGGCATGGCAACTGCACTATTTTGTCGAAATACAACCAAACTTTGATATAATCCTAATGCAGCAGTTAGTATCTAACGAGTAG
- a CDS encoding ankyrin repeat domain-containing protein: protein MNNLHGILIIIVIVGVAIITIEKSLNKFIQLKNAKNNDITPLILAVWNENLTAVRSLINANADVNARNAQGETALIVAASTGNTNIIASLIKAGADINAQDTGGFTPLMTAASNGCLTAVHSLIDANATIDARNEDGRTALILAASIGNLPIMSSLIKAHADINAQDSTGFTALITAAECGHLNVVRLLIEKQANIHARVDDGQTILMCCASISGNIDILKLLINLNVSLEDKNLNGQTALAMAVRYKKLEAVKFLIEQHANIETTDQWGQTPLIHAVKSKNIDIITLLINSGANVHAQDEDRRTPLMIASDIGIVEIIQLLINTQ, encoded by the coding sequence ATGAACAATCTACATGGGATACTAATTATTATCGTTATAGTAGGCGTCGCCATTATAACAATAGAAAAATCACTCAACAAATTTATACAACTGAAAAATGCTAAAAATAACGACATTACCCCTTTGATTCTCGCAGTCTGGAATGAGAACTTAACAGCCGTACGATCCCTCATAAATGCTAATGCCGATGTTAATGCCCGCAATGCACAAGGCGAAACTGCATTAATAGTCGCCGCTTCAACAGGGAACACCAATATTATAGCATCACTAATCAAAGCTGGCGCCGATATCAATGCTCAAGATACAGGCGGATTTACCCCTTTGATGACTGCAGCTTCCAATGGATGCTTAACAGCGGTACATTCACTAATCGATGCCAATGCCACTATTGATGCGCGCAATGAAGACGGTCGAACCGCATTAATACTTGCCGCCTCAATAGGAAATCTCCCTATTATGTCATCGCTGATCAAGGCTCACGCCGATATTAATGCTCAAGATTCAACCGGATTTACCGCTCTAATAACCGCTGCTGAATGTGGACATCTAAATGTAGTAAGGCTTTTAATAGAAAAACAAGCTAATATACATGCTAGAGTTGATGATGGACAGACTATACTTATGTGTTGCGCCTCCATATCAGGAAATATAGATATTTTAAAACTTTTAATTAATTTAAATGTTAGCCTAGAAGATAAAAACTTAAACGGCCAAACTGCTTTAGCAATGGCGGTCAGATATAAAAAATTAGAAGCCGTAAAATTTCTTATAGAACAACATGCCAATATAGAAACCACAGATCAATGGGGCCAAACACCACTAATACACGCAGTCAAATCAAAAAATATAGATATCATAACGCTACTGATCAATTCTGGCGCCAATGTTCATGCTCAAGATGAGGATAGACGTACACCACTTATGATCGCATCTGATATTGGTATCGTAGAGATCATACAACTTTTAATCAATACACAATAA
- a CDS encoding type II toxin-antitoxin system RelE/ParE family toxin, whose translation MAIEWKIKYWPPKDKNDIERWFKKLTNEQQKSIVKVLTMLRIGGNEIKLPHSRSLGKKLFELREGRFGYRIYYMFYEEYIIVLLTAGDKTTQQNDIKTARTRLIEVTKYGRELL comes from the coding sequence ATGGCTATTGAGTGGAAGATAAAATATTGGCCGCCGAAGGATAAGAACGATATTGAGCGATGGTTTAAGAAATTAACCAATGAACAACAAAAATCCATCGTAAAAGTACTTACAATGCTCAGAATTGGCGGTAACGAAATTAAACTACCTCACAGCCGAAGTTTAGGAAAGAAGCTTTTTGAACTACGGGAAGGAAGATTTGGCTACCGCATCTATTATATGTTCTACGAGGAGTACATCATAGTATTACTGACCGCTGGGGACAAAACAACTCAGCAAAATGATATAAAAACAGCACGCACTCGATTGATTGAGGTTACAAAATATGGAAGGGAATTATTATGA
- a CDS encoding ankyrin repeat domain-containing protein has product MNRTVHILCAMLLSLSTHTNHSAAELEQKEAAAEIDPLTRSLLIFLDDSEPYYYDASNSQYDHHLRAVTHKSMQAINDAASPILISGSLLYNLFRKPKEYDRDKERFAQFYTTFNVAHWIIKKIAAPSNQITNLYCMIPAGYFGISEKSIQQLTARNPITDLEYDLGLKCDHMENIPALSNQELRDFFTTQYYTYTNDNYKDLSRKTGAGFIQNCVTDKALFVSQADYIKAHKEPTKWIVYLNGHGGYGETIAQLSFKEFDTLLKFLEKEILTIFFVYISCYAAGFNAKQVFGELMAEGGAQTHTFPIVTQALTDSAVTTPFGASHFNGFIQTLLREPSNYQKAIAYIIPTPTSMKRLTSIPQIRLPHVPAWFPITTINNAVVSITKIESVTRKNSLTVGTKPLLLYTDHVPFLVNFSSYQPLPVISMSPGIGIHIIDRAIFQDYTALKQFFFNMQQITYGPSKAFLIKTITLVNSDKKLSDIIIDYNIYNKPPLIFFTDEGKQKTYENGTDKDHTKDNYLESYQLIINDYIPLQQKDTTQKVEQSLVKKLRKQYATPEKLLHFLELVSTGNIDEVRRILPLIVAVDFAPNQQTALMIAAEKGYKEIVELLLLAGASGDKRNIQGLSSADIARDAHHEDIALLIENRDNIKLRQLLKLRLFPHLDFSGRRNLRYIFEQIEKKSSPALELLKDIIAQLIDNQIERAAYMTKNAFGGSRYWGKDFSEQEFEQKQWQELLTHLVKDSDIAALLEKYTRSIALRDRPVKKKQKIYEPKVPAGLML; this is encoded by the coding sequence ATGAATCGCACAGTACATATCTTATGCGCAATGCTCCTATCTCTGAGTACCCACACCAACCATTCCGCTGCAGAACTTGAGCAAAAAGAAGCTGCTGCTGAGATCGACCCCCTAACTCGCTCTTTACTGATTTTTTTGGATGATAGTGAACCCTATTATTATGATGCGTCAAATTCACAATATGACCATCATCTCCGCGCTGTAACACATAAATCGATGCAGGCAATCAACGATGCAGCAAGCCCCATTCTTATCTCCGGATCACTGCTCTATAACTTATTCCGAAAACCCAAAGAATATGACAGGGATAAAGAACGCTTTGCACAGTTCTATACAACATTCAACGTTGCACATTGGATCATCAAAAAAATCGCCGCTCCATCTAATCAAATCACCAATCTTTATTGCATGATCCCCGCTGGGTACTTCGGGATATCAGAAAAAAGCATTCAACAATTAACCGCTCGAAATCCTATCACCGATTTAGAATATGATTTAGGCTTAAAATGTGATCATATGGAAAACATTCCTGCACTCAGCAACCAAGAGCTACGCGATTTTTTTACCACGCAATACTATACCTATACCAATGATAACTATAAAGATTTAAGCAGAAAAACAGGCGCTGGATTTATACAAAATTGCGTTACAGATAAAGCATTATTTGTTTCTCAAGCAGATTACATCAAAGCCCACAAAGAGCCAACAAAATGGATTGTCTATTTAAATGGTCATGGCGGATACGGTGAAACCATAGCACAACTTTCATTTAAAGAATTTGATACATTACTGAAATTTTTAGAAAAAGAAATTCTCACCATTTTCTTCGTCTACATTTCATGTTATGCAGCTGGATTTAACGCAAAGCAGGTGTTTGGTGAGCTCATGGCAGAGGGGGGAGCTCAAACGCATACTTTTCCAATCGTAACGCAAGCACTCACCGATTCAGCGGTAACTACTCCTTTTGGCGCTTCACATTTCAATGGATTTATACAAACTTTATTGCGTGAACCGAGTAATTATCAAAAGGCGATTGCATACATAATACCAACGCCAACGAGCATGAAACGATTAACCAGTATCCCACAAATCAGATTGCCTCATGTACCGGCATGGTTTCCTATTACAACAATTAATAACGCAGTAGTATCTATCACGAAAATAGAAAGCGTAACCCGCAAAAATAGTTTAACCGTCGGTACAAAACCTCTCTTGCTATATACAGATCATGTGCCATTTTTGGTTAATTTTTCCTCGTATCAACCACTGCCAGTCATTTCTATGAGTCCCGGCATTGGAATACACATCATCGATAGGGCAATATTTCAAGATTATACAGCCCTCAAGCAATTTTTTTTCAATATGCAACAAATCACCTATGGTCCTTCTAAAGCATTTTTGATAAAAACCATAACATTGGTCAATTCTGATAAGAAGCTCTCTGATATCATCATTGATTACAACATCTATAACAAACCTCCATTAATTTTCTTTACCGATGAAGGAAAGCAAAAAACTTATGAAAATGGCACTGATAAAGATCATACAAAAGACAATTATCTTGAATCGTATCAACTTATAATAAATGACTATATTCCGTTACAACAAAAAGACACCACGCAAAAAGTAGAGCAGTCCCTGGTCAAAAAGTTACGTAAGCAATATGCAACGCCGGAAAAATTACTCCATTTTTTAGAGCTAGTAAGCACAGGCAATATAGACGAAGTACGACGCATACTACCGCTGATAGTCGCTGTCGATTTTGCCCCCAACCAACAGACCGCTCTGATGATTGCCGCAGAAAAAGGATATAAAGAAATAGTAGAACTATTATTGCTTGCCGGCGCTAGTGGCGATAAACGTAACATACAAGGCCTTAGTTCTGCAGACATTGCACGCGACGCACACCATGAAGATATAGCACTGCTCATTGAAAATAGAGATAACATCAAGCTACGTCAACTGCTTAAACTAAGACTGTTTCCTCATCTTGATTTTTCAGGCAGAAGAAACTTACGCTACATTTTCGAGCAGATCGAAAAAAAATCTTCTCCCGCGTTAGAACTCCTGAAAGACATTATTGCCCAGCTGATTGATAACCAGATAGAACGAGCGGCATATATGACCAAAAACGCATTTGGTGGAAGCAGATATTGGGGAAAGGACTTTTCAGAGCAAGAGTTTGAGCAAAAACAATGGCAAGAATTATTAACACATCTCGTTAAGGATTCCGACATTGCTGCTTTGTTAGAAAAATATACACGATCGATAGCGCTGAGAGATAGACCTGTAAAGAAAAAACAAAAAATATATGAGCCGAAAGTCCCGGCTGGGCTTATGCTATAA